One genomic segment of Intestinimonas butyriciproducens includes these proteins:
- the infA gene encoding translation initiation factor IF-1 has protein sequence MAKSDMIELEGIVTESLPNTTFHVDIGNGHIILAHISGKLRMNFIRILPGDKVTVQMSPYDLTRGRITWRSK, from the coding sequence TTGGCAAAAAGCGATATGATCGAGCTGGAGGGGATCGTCACCGAATCCCTGCCCAACACCACCTTCCATGTGGATATCGGGAATGGGCATATCATTCTGGCCCATATCTCGGGAAAGCTCCGCATGAACTTTATCCGAATCCTGCCCGGCGACAAGGTAACGGTGCAGATGTCACCCTACGACCTGACCCGGGGCCGGATCACCTGGAGAAGCAAGTAA
- the secY gene encoding preprotein translocase subunit SecY, which produces MIQTIKNAWKIPELRKKIMFTVFALLIFRLGSAVPVPFVNTTLLGNYLNNMSGTIFGLMNAMSGGAFATATVFALGVQPYINSSIIIQLLTVAIPALERLQKEGGEEGRKKIAAITRYTTVAIALLQGFGYYTLIKANGLLNLGGMNGVWAGIVIVVSFTAGSAFIMWLGEQITEFGIGNGISIILFAGIVSRVPSMVQTLWLGVTNNISGISGDNVFSLPWWGAVLIVVGMLAIVVFIVFISNAERRLPVQYAKRVVGRKMYGGQSSHIPMKVNMSGVMPIIFAQSIASLPATIGAFAGWDTTTEGFGGGLMRVFDTAGLLYSVIYFLLILGFSYFYSTMQFNPIEVANNLKKNGGFIPGFRPGKPTADFIHKVLNKITLFGALYLSVIAIAPIITQNLTGARNLAIGGTSIIIVVSVALETMKALEAQMLMRHYKGFLE; this is translated from the coding sequence GTGATCCAGACCATCAAAAATGCCTGGAAGATCCCTGAGCTGCGCAAAAAGATCATGTTTACAGTCTTTGCGCTCCTCATCTTCCGGCTGGGCTCCGCAGTGCCTGTACCCTTCGTGAACACGACACTGCTGGGCAACTACCTCAACAATATGAGCGGCACCATCTTTGGGCTGATGAACGCCATGAGCGGCGGCGCTTTCGCCACCGCCACGGTGTTCGCCCTGGGTGTGCAGCCCTATATCAACAGTTCGATCATCATCCAGCTCCTCACTGTCGCCATCCCTGCCCTGGAGCGGCTCCAGAAGGAGGGCGGCGAGGAGGGCCGGAAGAAGATCGCCGCCATCACCCGTTATACCACGGTGGCCATCGCCCTTTTGCAGGGCTTCGGCTACTACACCCTCATCAAGGCCAACGGCCTGCTCAATCTGGGCGGTATGAACGGCGTCTGGGCCGGCATCGTCATCGTGGTGTCCTTTACTGCCGGCTCTGCCTTCATCATGTGGCTGGGTGAGCAGATCACCGAGTTCGGTATCGGTAACGGCATCTCCATCATCCTGTTCGCCGGCATCGTGTCCCGGGTGCCCTCCATGGTGCAGACCCTCTGGCTGGGCGTCACCAACAACATCAGTGGCATCTCCGGCGACAACGTGTTCTCTCTGCCCTGGTGGGGCGCGGTCCTCATCGTGGTGGGTATGCTGGCTATCGTGGTCTTCATCGTCTTCATCTCCAACGCCGAACGGCGCCTGCCCGTGCAGTACGCCAAACGGGTGGTGGGTCGGAAGATGTACGGCGGCCAGTCCAGCCACATCCCCATGAAGGTGAATATGTCCGGCGTCATGCCCATCATCTTCGCCCAGTCCATCGCCTCTCTGCCGGCTACCATCGGCGCGTTCGCGGGGTGGGACACCACCACCGAGGGCTTTGGCGGCGGCCTGATGCGGGTGTTCGATACTGCGGGGCTCCTTTACTCCGTAATCTATTTCCTGCTGATTCTGGGCTTTAGCTACTTTTACTCCACCATGCAGTTCAACCCCATCGAGGTGGCCAACAATCTGAAGAAGAACGGCGGCTTCATCCCCGGCTTCCGCCCCGGCAAGCCTACCGCCGACTTCATTCACAAGGTGCTCAATAAGATCACCCTGTTCGGCGCGCTCTATCTGTCCGTCATCGCCATTGCCCCCATCATCACCCAGAACCTGACTGGGGCGCGGAACCTGGCCATCGGCGGTACGTCCATCATCATCGTTGTCAGCGTGGCGCTGGAGACGATGAAGGCGCTGGAAGCCCAGATGCTGATGCGGCATTACAAAGGCTTCCTGGAATAA
- a CDS encoding adenylate kinase, translating to MKMILLGPPGAGKGTQAEVLSRELNIPTISTGNILRAAVKAGTPIGLQAKSYMDAGKLVPDEVIIGIIQERLAEPDCTGGYILDGVPRTIAQAEALEAHGIEFDHVISLEIADEAIVKRMDGRRVCTHCGTPFHVESKPPRAEGICDLCGGELTERDDDRPETVRARLVVYHEETEPLKHFYEKRGKLDTVPGDLGTIEDTTRAIKQVLEASH from the coding sequence ATGAAGATGATCCTGTTAGGGCCACCGGGCGCCGGCAAAGGCACCCAGGCCGAGGTCCTCTCCCGTGAGCTGAACATCCCTACCATTTCCACCGGTAATATCCTCCGTGCCGCCGTCAAGGCCGGTACGCCCATCGGCCTGCAGGCCAAGTCCTATATGGATGCCGGCAAGCTGGTTCCCGACGAGGTCATCATCGGCATCATTCAGGAGAGGCTGGCCGAGCCCGACTGCACCGGCGGCTATATCCTGGACGGTGTGCCCCGTACCATCGCCCAGGCCGAAGCCCTGGAGGCACATGGGATCGAGTTTGACCATGTGATCTCTCTTGAAATCGCGGACGAGGCCATCGTGAAGCGGATGGACGGTCGCCGGGTATGCACCCACTGCGGCACGCCTTTCCACGTGGAGTCCAAGCCTCCCAGGGCGGAGGGGATCTGTGACCTGTGCGGCGGCGAACTCACCGAGCGCGATGACGACAGACCCGAGACGGTCCGGGCCCGGCTGGTGGTCTACCACGAGGAGACTGAGCCCCTGAAGCACTTCTACGAGAAACGCGGCAAGCTCGACACCGTGCCCGGCGATCTGGGCACCATTGAAGATACCACGAGGGCCATCAAGCAGGTCCTGGAGGCATCCCATTGA
- the rplO gene encoding 50S ribosomal protein L15, whose product MNLHELSPAPGSVKSAYRKGRGAGSGNGKTAGKGHKGQKARSGGGVRVGFEGGQMPLVRRIPKRGFNNIFAKPLEIVNVSALNKFEDGATVNVCDLLEKGILSKCEYGVKILGNGSLEKKLIVRANAFSASAKEKIVAAGGKYEVV is encoded by the coding sequence ATGAATCTGCATGAACTCTCCCCCGCGCCCGGCTCCGTGAAGAGCGCCTACCGTAAGGGCCGCGGCGCCGGCTCCGGCAACGGCAAGACCGCCGGCAAGGGTCACAAGGGCCAGAAGGCCCGCTCCGGCGGCGGCGTCCGCGTGGGCTTTGAGGGCGGCCAGATGCCTCTGGTCCGCCGTATCCCCAAGCGCGGCTTCAACAACATCTTTGCCAAGCCCCTGGAGATCGTCAATGTCTCCGCTCTGAATAAATTTGAGGACGGCGCCACCGTCAATGTTTGCGATCTGCTGGAGAAGGGTATCCTCTCTAAGTGCGAGTACGGTGTAAAGATCCTCGGCAACGGCAGCCTCGAGAAGAAGCTGATCGTCCGGGCCAACGCCTTCTCCGCCTCCGCTAAGGAGAAGATCGTTGCGGCAGGTGGAAAGTACGAGGTGGTCTGA
- the rpmD gene encoding 50S ribosomal protein L30 yields the protein MAKLNIKLVKSLNGRIAKHKATAEALGLRKIGDTTVQPDNEATRGKIAHIGYLLQVTEEQ from the coding sequence ATGGCTAAGCTGAACATCAAGCTGGTCAAGAGCCTGAACGGCCGGATTGCCAAACACAAGGCGACGGCAGAGGCTCTGGGTCTGCGCAAGATCGGCGACACCACCGTGCAGCCCGACAACGAGGCTACCCGCGGCAAGATCGCCCATATCGGTTACCTGCTCCAGGTCACCGAGGAACAGTGA
- the map gene encoding type I methionyl aminopeptidase, giving the protein MISIKSDREIELMRRAGALTSQARALAGSMVKPGVSTLEIDHAVRDFIRSHGAEPSFLNYSGYPGSACISINEVVIHGIPDHRKLLEGDIVSVDVGAYLDGFHGDCCGTFACGTISPEARRLIDVTRQSFFEGIRMARPGNRVSDISHAVQQYVEQNGYSVVRNFVGHGVGAKLHEPPEVPNFGPAGHGARLLPGMVLAVEPMVNAGGWEVRVLKDGWTTVTVDGSLAAHYENTILITEGEPELLTPLGGDV; this is encoded by the coding sequence ATGATTTCCATCAAGTCCGACCGAGAGATCGAACTGATGCGCCGGGCCGGGGCCCTTACGTCCCAGGCCCGCGCGCTGGCCGGCTCTATGGTCAAGCCAGGCGTCTCCACCCTGGAAATCGACCACGCGGTGCGGGATTTCATCCGCTCTCACGGGGCCGAGCCTTCTTTCCTCAACTACAGCGGCTATCCCGGGTCCGCCTGCATCTCCATCAATGAGGTGGTGATCCACGGCATCCCGGACCACCGGAAGCTGCTGGAGGGGGATATCGTCAGTGTGGATGTGGGCGCCTACCTGGACGGCTTCCACGGCGATTGCTGCGGCACCTTTGCCTGCGGCACGATCAGCCCTGAGGCCAGACGGCTCATCGACGTGACCCGGCAGAGCTTTTTTGAGGGGATCAGGATGGCCAGACCCGGCAACCGGGTCTCCGACATCTCCCACGCGGTCCAGCAGTATGTGGAGCAGAACGGGTACTCCGTGGTCCGCAACTTTGTGGGCCATGGCGTGGGCGCCAAGCTCCATGAGCCCCCGGAGGTCCCCAATTTCGGCCCCGCCGGACACGGTGCCCGGCTCTTGCCCGGGATGGTCCTGGCGGTGGAGCCCATGGTGAACGCCGGAGGCTGGGAGGTCCGGGTCCTGAAGGACGGCTGGACCACCGTCACTGTGGACGGCTCCCTCGCCGCCCACTATGAGAACACCATACTCATTACCGAGGGGGAGCCGGAGCTGCTGACTCCCCTGGGCGGGGACGTGTAA
- the rpmJ gene encoding 50S ribosomal protein L36, producing the protein MKVRPSVKPMCEKCKIIKRKGKVMVICENPKHKQRQG; encoded by the coding sequence ATGAAAGTAAGACCGTCCGTGAAGCCCATGTGCGAGAAGTGCAAGATCATCAAGCGCAAGGGCAAAGTCATGGTTATTTGCGAAAACCCCAAGCATAAGCAGAGACAAGGTTAA